The following coding sequences are from one Ornithorhynchus anatinus isolate Pmale09 chromosome 11, mOrnAna1.pri.v4, whole genome shotgun sequence window:
- the SS18L2 gene encoding SS18-like protein 2, whose translation MSVAFVPERLRGKAEVNQETIQRLLEENDQLIRCIVEYQNKGRAAECTQYQHVLHRNLIYLATIADASPTNTQKTVD comes from the exons ATGTCGGTGGCGTTCGTGCCGGAGCGGCTGCGGGGGAAGGCGGAAGTCAATCAGGAGACCATCCAGCGG CTGTTGGAAGAAAATGACCAGCTGATCCGGTGCATCGTGGAGTACCAGAACAAGGGCCGAGCGGCagagtgcacaca ATACCAGCATGTCCTGCACAGGAATCTTATTTACCTGGCAACCATCGCAGACGCCAGCCCCACAAATACTCAGAAAACAGTAGACTGA